A stretch of the Leishmania donovani BPK282A1 complete genome, chromosome 21 genome encodes the following:
- a CDS encoding proteasome alpha 2 subunit, putative yields MSEAFYGLTTFSPSGKLVQIEYATTAAGKGTTALGVKATDGVVIAAKKKAPSTLVDASSIQKVFVLDEHVGCTYSGMGPDCRVLIDSARKNCQQYRLMYNESIPISQLVRKISALYQEFTQSGGVRPFGCSLLVAGVDANGYHLYQVDPSGTFWAWKATAIGTGSPDAKAFLEKRYTVDMELEDAVHTALLTLKEGFDGQMTSENTEVGRVVGNRFEVLSVDQLRDYLDQI; encoded by the coding sequence ATGTCTGAGGCATTTTATGGTCTGACGACGTTTAGCCCTTCAGGAAAGCTGGTCCAGATTGAGTATGCGACGACAGCTGCCGGCAAAGGGACGACTGCGCTGGGGGTGAAGGCCACCGATGGGGTCGTCATTGCTGCAAAGAAGAAGGCTCCATCTACCCTAGTGGATGCCTCATCGATCCAGAAGGTCTTCGTCTTGGATGAGCACGTTGGCTGCACCTACAGCGGCATGGGCCCGGACTGCCGTGTTCTTATCGACTCAGCTCGGAAGAATTGCCAGCAGTACAGGCTGATGTACAACGAGAGCATTCCGATCAGCCAGCTGGTGCGGAAGATTAGCGCTCTCTATCAGGAATTTACACAGTCTGGCGGTGTTCGTCCCTTCGGATGCTCTCTCCTGGTCGCTGGGGTGGACGCTAACGGCTACCATTTGTATCAGGTGGACCCTAGCGGCACGTTCTGGGCGTggaaggcgacggcgattGGCACCGGAAGTCCGGACGCGAAGGCATTTCTAGAAAAGCGTTACACTGTGGACATGGAGCTGGAGGATGCTGTACACACCGCATTGTTGACGCTAAAGGAGGGCTTTGATGGCCAGATGACGTCAGAAAACACTGAGGTCGGTCGTGTTGTAGGAAACCGTTTCGAAGTCCTGAGCGTCGATCAGCTGCGCGATTACCTGGACCAGATTTAG
- a CDS encoding cytochrome c oxidase subunit VI, putative, with protein MPHKEHKKYRVQREDLPAMPHFSDFNDPRFCGTTNKQKNGILAYYQWLHCIGNWGEEHSMCKKMRWYVERMMHETWLEKWEEKRALGHFDHTVLYGVKPWKEFEPLYQPVKKNRKGAYEYWLDRDFEPLYDVDASDWREKAPILHDMFVLGKKPVSE; from the coding sequence ATGCCACACAAGGAGCATAAAAAGTACAGGGTTCAGCGTGAGGACCTGCCAGCAATGCCTCACTTCAGCGATTTCAACGACCCGCGCTTCTGTGGGACAACCAACAAGCAGAAGAACGGCATTCTGGCCTACTACCAGTGGCTGCATTGCATCGGCAACTGGGGTGAGGAACACTCCATGTGCAAGAAGATGCGTTGGTATGTCGAGCGCATGATGCACGAGACGTGGCTGGAGAAGTGGGAGGAGAAGCGTGCTCTCGGCCACTTTGACCACACCGTTCTCTACGGTGTGAAGCCGTGGAAGGAGTTCGAGCCGCTGTACCAGCCGGTGAAGAAAAACCGCAAAGGTGCGTATGAATACTGGCTAGACCGCGACTTTGAGCCTCTGTACGATGTCGATGCGTCGGACTGGCGCGAGAAGGCGCCGATCCTTCACGACATGTTCGTGCTGGGCAAGAAACCCGTGTCCGAGTAA
- a CDS encoding 60S ribosomal protein L32 — translation MVKPTVSKAIVKKRTKRFTRHRYELFPQLSSSWRKPRGEDSPVRRRYKGQKAMPNKGYGSDRATKYITPSGFRSFPINNVEDLYMLVMQNRKYAGVISHTVGARTRKAIARKAMELDVRLANGNAKLRKIANQ, via the coding sequence ATGGTGAAGCCGACTGTTTCGAAGGCTATCGTGAAGAAGCGCACGAAGCGCTTCACCCGACATCGCTATGAGCTCTTTCCGCAGCTGAGCTCTAGCTGGCGGAAGCCGCGTGGTGAGGACTCCCCggtccgccgccgctacaAAGGCCAAAAGGCGATGCCGAACAAGGGCTACGGTAGCGACCGTGCCACCAAGTATATCACTCCGTCCGGCTTTCGCAGCTTCCCCATCAATAACGTGGAGGACCTGTACATGCTCGTGATGCAGAACCGCAAGTACGCTGGCGTCATCTCTCACACTGTCGGTGCACGAACGCGCAAAGCTATTGCTCGCAAGGCTATGGAGCTTGATGTGCGCCTGGCCAACGGGAACGCGAAGCTGCGCAAGATCGCTAATCAGTAG
- a CDS encoding vacuolar ATP synthase, putative, translating into MKYQIASVVAAAALFGGAAAVSCSDKYPQSSAFFGSMGCASALIFANLGSAYGTAKSGVGVAHLGILHAERIMRGIVPVVMAGILGIYGLIVSVIINNNIKADDNSYSAFAGYLHFGAGLAAGLSSLAAGLSIGIAGDASVRAYGKQEKIFVAMILMLIFAEALGLYGLIIALLMNNTAGKVAAGCQ; encoded by the coding sequence ATGAAGTACCAAATCGCAAGTgtcgtggccgctgccgcgctgttcggcggcgccgctgctgtgtcgTGCAGCGACAAGTACCCGCAGTCGTCCGCGTTCTTCGGCTCGATGGGTTGCGCGTCCGCGCTGATATTTGCCAACCTGGGCTCTGCCTACGGCACGGCGAAGTccggcgtcggcgttgcGCACCTGGGCATCCTGCACGCCGAACGCATCATGCGTGGCATCGTTCCGGTAGTCATGGCTGGCATCCTTGGTATCTACGGGCTGATCGTGTCCGTGATCATCAACAACAACATCAAGGCGGACGACAACTCGTACTCCGCGTTTGCGGGCTACTTGCACTTTGGCGCTGGTCTGGCCGCCGGCCTGTCGTCTCTTGCGGCCGGCCTGTCGATCGGGATTGCGGGCGAtgcgtctgtgcgcgcgtacgGCAAGCAGGAGAAGATCTTTGTCGCCATGATTCTGATGCTGATTTTTGCGGAGGCTCTGGGCCTGTACGGCCTGATCATCGCGCTTCTGATGAACAACACGGCTGGCAAGGTGGCTGCTGGTTGTCAGTAA
- a CDS encoding ATP synthase F1 subunit gamma protein, putative: MSGRLRLYKEKLEGYNRFYSIVKTIKMVTMAKFRQAQVRIKTRDYTLRYTEKAFSKPGQLVGDSPQAKTIYIPVMTNRGSCGALNSNVVKAIDSVASSRAYLMPLGKRGIESLSKLYPSSFRMGIVNDMHEPMHFAYATYVWENAQQLCPEADRVHVIFHRCVSAGSQKQCYYNIPSYEKWREDLADASSTENQKSRYLFANTLLNEDEQMIRDFYDFHATLAILNAVCENELSEQAARLVAVEGQLSNISTLQQKTSSLYNKTRQSSITSSLIEIISAMTSLEGNAAKGVQRTNFWEGARTM, from the coding sequence ATGTCTGGCAGACTTCGTCTCTACAAGGAGAAGCTGGAAGGCTACAACCGCTTCTACTCCATTGTGAAGACGATCAAGATGGTGACGATGGCCAAGTTCCGCCAGGCGCAGGTGCGGATCAAGACGCGTGACTACACGCTTCGCTATACCGAGAAGGCTTTTAGCAAGCCGGGCCAGCTTGTCGGGGACTCGCCGCAGGCTAAGACCATCTACATCCCCGTCATGACGAACCGTGGCTCGTGCGGTGCTCTCAATAGCAACGTTGTGAAGGCGATCGACAGCGTTGCCTCTAGCCGCGCCTACCTCATGCCCCTCGGCAAGAGGGGTATCGAGTCGCTCTCGAAGCTGTACCCGTCCTCCTTCCGAATGGGCATCGTCAACGACATGCACGAGCCGATGCACTTCGCGTACGCCACGTACGTCTGGGAGAACGCGCAGCAACTGTGCCCCGAGGCCGACCGCGTCCACGTCATTTTTCACCGCTGTGTGAGCGCTGGCTCGCAGAAGCAGTGCTACTACAACATCCCCTCCTACGAGAAGTGGAGGGAGGATCTGGCTGACGCCTCCAGCACGGAGAACCAGAAGAGTCGTTACCTCTTTGCCAACACGCTTCTGAACGAGGACGAGCAGATGATTCGCGACTTCTACGACTTCCACGCGACCCTGGCCATCCTGAACGCGGTGTGCGAGAACGAGCTCTCGGAGCAGGCCGCGCGTCTGGTCGCTGTGGAAGGTCAGCTGTCGAACATCAGCACGCTACAGCAGAAGACCAGCTCCTTGTACAACAAAACTCGCCAGAGCAGCATTACTTCGTCGCTGATCGAGATTATCTCCGCCATGACGTCGCTCGAGGGTAACGCGGCGAAGGGCGTGCAGCGGACAAACTTCTGGGAGGGTGCGCGCACGATGTGA
- a CDS encoding vacuolar ATP synthase, putative, with amino-acid sequence MKYQIASVVAAAALFGGAAAVSCSDKYPQSSAFFGSMGCASALIFANLGSAYGTAKSGVGVAHLGILHAERIMRGIVPVVMAGILGIYGLIVSVIINNNIKADDN; translated from the coding sequence ATGAAGTACCAAATCGCAAGTgtcgtggccgctgccgcgctgttcggcggcgccgctgctgtgtcgTGCAGCGACAAGTACCCGCAGTCGTCCGCGTTCTTCGGCTCGATGGGTTGCGCGTCCGCGCTGATATTTGCCAACCTGGGCTCTGCCTACGGCACGGCGAAGTccggcgtcggcgttgcGCACCTGGGCATCCTGCACGCCGAACGCATCATGCGTGGCATCGTTCCGGTAGTCATGGCTGGCATCCTTGGTATCTACGGGCTGATCGTGTCCGTGATCATCAACAACAACATCAAGGCGGACGACAAC
- a CDS encoding RNA-binding regulatory protein (pumilio family), putative has translation MAWTVHEDEYRTEGYTNLEEILQYVVYTEESVQQPKPTVKYTKSSQVFAMPSPLTAAELSSPINHQLTNTVPWQPQRHTPTNSSFHSLGIPYTSAQSPQQRRCNNRFNGSYSGHCDRKPKIVSGSETCVLSPGARKRGMSTGQMDHMMATELNSMPVPELIMQEVLASQDVMVGGGYGDWSGHGSKYFQGGALTADSLRGRVYETAKDQHGCRYLQRWLDTNCDTEALQVMMDEIIPHVGELMTDQYANFLIQKLFDIMPDDVRYKVAVVAAPHICMISLTPHGTFSVQKMIETISTREEMKIICEALAKDVVRLVKDAHGNHVIQKVLQRFDFDDKEYIYRAVATDCVSIAKNKQGCCVLQRCLEHASPRQKAALVDQVLACCLQIAQDPFGNYVLQYVLEAHDSKINDTIALAFLPHLVQLSMNKFSSNVMEKVLRGASRPVQVMYMEEMCNPEIISHLIQDDYGNYVLQTALTINAPVQAEQLVNAIRPFMPLIKNAPYAKKMEGKMEAVARKIEGNNFHAPRDCEIDARQGSSRGSPHGKFDRSPNHGRR, from the coding sequence ATGGCCTGGACGGTGCACGAGGATGAGTACAGGACGGAGGGGTACACCAATCTCGAGGAGATCTTGCAGTACGTGGTGTACACGGAGGAAAGTGTGCAGCAGCCAAAGCCTACTGTAAAGTACACCAAGAGCTCGCAGGTGTTTGCGATGCCGTCTCCGCTGACTGCCGCGGAGCTGAGCTCGCCTATCAACCATCAACTTACGAATACTGTCCCATGGCAGCCACAGAGGCACACGCCGACTAACTCTTCCTTCCACAGCCTGGGCATTCCGTACACGTCGGCTCAGAgtccacagcagcgccgctgcaacaATCGCTTCAACGGCAGCTACAGTGGCCACTGCGACCGTAAACCAAAGATCGTGAGCGGTAGTGAGACTTGCGTCCTCTCTCCTGGCGCGAGAAAGCGGGGCATGAGTACGGGACAGATGGACCACATGATGGCCACAGAGTTGAATAGTATGCCGGTGCCTGAGCTGATCATGCAGGAGGTGCTCGCTTCGCAGGACGTGATGGTGGGAGGAGGCTACGGCGACTGGTCAGGACATGGTAGCAAGTACTTCCAGGGTGGtgccctcaccgccgacagcCTGCGGGGCAGGGTTTACGAAACCGCGAAGGATCAGCACGGTTGCCGCTatctgcagcggtggctggACACGAACTGCGACACCGAGGCGTTGCAGGTGATGATGGACGAAATCATTCCGCACGTTGGGGAGCTGATGACAGACCAGTACGCAAACTTTCTCATTCAAAAGCTGTTCGACATCATGCCCGATGATGTGCGATACAAggtcgccgtcgtggcaGCGCCACATATTTGCATGATTTCCCTCACGCCGCATGGCACATTTAGCGTTCAGAAGATGATCGAGACTATCTCGACGCGCGAGGAGATGAAGATCATTTGCGAGGCGCTCGCCAAGGATGTTGTTCGGCTAGTCAAGGATGCACACGGGAACCATGTGATTCAGAAAGTGCTTCAGCGCTTCGACTTTGACGACAAGGAGTATATCTACAGGGCAGTGGCGACGGACTGCGTGTCGATTGCTAAGAACAAGCAGGGTTGctgtgtgctgcagcggtgcctcgAACACGCTTCACCGCGGCAAAAGGCTGCCCTTGTGGATCAGGTGCTGGCTTGCTGTTTGCAAATTGCCCAGGATCCATTTGGCAACTACGTCCTCCAGTacgtgctggaggcgcacGACAGCAAGATAAACGACACCATTGCCCTTGCGTTTCTTCCCCACCTGGTGCAGCTATCCATGAACAAGTTCAGCTCCAACGTGATGGAGAAAGTGCTGCGCGGTGCCTCGAGGCCAGTGCAAGTAATGTACATGGAGGAGATGTGCAACCCGGAGATCATCTCCCACCTCATTCAAGACGACTACGGCAATTATGTCCTGCAGACAGCGCTCACGATAAACGCGCCGGTGCAGGCAGAGCAACTCGTGAACGCCATTCGCCCTTTTATGCCGTTGATCAAGAACGCACCGTACGCGAAGAAGATGGAGGGCAAGATGGAGGCTGTTGCACGGAAGATCGAGGGCAACAACTTCCACGCGCCCCGAGACTGCGAGATCGACGCTCGTCAAgggagcagcagaggcagcccGCACGGCAAGTTCGACCGCTCCCCCAACCACGGACGGCGTTAA
- a CDS encoding centromere/microtubule binding protein cbf5, putative — MGKKKVGEIQRSEDFCIPAGDRDANSALPAEEWPLLLKNYDKMNVRSTHFTLLECGWSPLRRPLAEYIKYGMINMDKPSNPSSHEVVSWIKRILKCDKTGHAGTLDPKVTGALIICTDRATRLVKSQQNAGKTYIGVLRLHDTVSQKKVNAALQRLTGPCFQRPPLIAAVKRQLRIRNIYSNQLIEYDKHRHLAVFETHCEAGTYIRTLCVHLGLILGAGGHMEELRRIRTGVITENDHLSTMHDVMDAQWLYENERDDTYLRRVILPCEYLLSNHKRIVVKDSAVNAVCYGAKLMIPGLARFDNGIERDDVVVLMTTKGEAIALAYAEMTTSQMASVDHGIVARSKRVIMDRDTYPRRWGLGPIAVKKRSMMKDGLLDKYGRPQSNTPPDWFYVDYGGVKTNAEGVQYGQAPSKVSGVKRQRVPDSDDD, encoded by the coding sequence ATGGGCAAGAAGAAGGTTGGAGAGATCCAGCGCAGCGAGGATTTCTGCATCCCTGCTGGGGATAGGGATGCGAACAGCGCGCTCCCCGCTGAGGAGTGGCCCTTGCTGCTGAAGAACTATGACAAGATGAACGTCCGCTCTACCCATTTCACGCTGCTGGAGTGCGGCTGGTCACCACTACGCCGCCCCTTAGCCGAGTACATCAAGTACGGCATGATCAACATGGATAAGCCCTCCAACCCTAGCTCTCACGAGGTTGTCTCCTGGATCAAGCGCATTTTGAAGTGCGACAAGACTGGCCACGCCGGTACACTCGATCCGAAGGTGACTGGTGCCTTAATCATCTGCACCGACCGTGCCACGCGCTTGGTGAAGTCCCAGCAAAACGCCGGTAAGACGTACATTGGTGTACTGCGCCTCCACGATACGGTGAGCCAGAAGAAGGTGAACGCTGCTCTCCAGCGGCTTACGGGTCCATGTTTTCAGCGTCCTCCTCTGATCGCGGCAGTGAAACGCCAGCTCCGCATTCGCAACATCTACTCTAACCAACTGATCGAGTATGACAAGCACCGGCACCTGGCCGTGTTCGAGACGCACTGCGAGGCTGGTACGTACATTCGTACCCTTTGCGTGCATCTCGGCCTCATcctcggcgctggtggccacatggaagagctgcgccgtATCCGCACCGGTGTCATCACCGAGAACGATCACCTCTCCACCATGCACGATGTCATGGATGCTCAGTGGCTCTACGAGAATGAGAGGGACGACACATATCTGCGCCGCGTCATCCTGCCATGCGAGTACCTGCTGTCGAACCACAAGCGCATCGTCGTGAAGGACTCCGCCGTCAACGCCGTGTGCTATGGCGCGAAGCTGATGATTCCTGGTCTCGCGCGCTTTGACAACGGCATTGAGCGCGACGACGTTGTGGTGCTGATGACCACGAAGGGTGAGGCCATTGCTCTTGCGTATGCGGAGATGACCACGTCTCAAATGGCTTCCGTTGACCACGGCATCGTTGCGCGAAGCAAGCGCGTGATCATGGACCGTGACACGTACCCGCGCCGCTGGGGTCTCGGCCCGATCGCCGTGAAGAAGCGTTCGATGATGAAGGACGGCCTCTTGGACAAGTACGGTCGCCCACAGTCGAATACTCCGCCGGACTGGTTCTACGTCGACTACGGAGGCGTGAAAACCAACGCGGAAGGTGTCCAATACGGTCAGGCTCCGTCCAAGGTGAGCGGTGTAaagcgccagcgcgtgcCGGACTCTGATGATGATTAG